A segment of the Artemia franciscana unplaced genomic scaffold, ASM3288406v1 Scaffold_4377, whole genome shotgun sequence genome:
GCTAGGTCAAAAAATATGCCTGCTAAATTAAGGGGGGTAAGGCTAATTTTACAGGACAAGATTTTGACGTATGATTTTGAGaatgagaaaataattgaagtaaGTGGTCCGAGTGTTAGAGATATGGACCCGATAGCTTTGGGAAGGCTTCAAGGTCAGAGCCGTCAGTCCCTTGACCATGAGACTCCAACGCGTAGCAGGGCAGAATCTACAGGTAGCTTGCAAggatatttttcagccaatgaaaatgaattggaCGATCCAAACACGGATATTCGAACCACAACGACATTTATTACACCGAAAAATACGGTTGCTTTGAAGATGCTGGGAGGCCTGAACCACGGGCCAAACGCGACCATGCTAGGATAATAAGTCCAAGTGACGATCAAAATCAACCTATCAGAAAGTCACGATTAGTGGGAGTGCTCAACCAGGAAGCACCAATGGATGGCAGTGGTCTTGAGGTGAGGGCAAGTGATGGTGAAAGCGTGTCAAGAGAACAGCCGAGTCAAGGGTCTATAGTAACTGCTGGTGATGAATAGGAAACGGGGGGCCATAGTGAAAATTCTAGTGAAAGGGTAGTACGCATGGTGCATTGGAATATTCAAGGGTTTTCAGCGACAAAACTAAGTAATCTGTTGAAGGAAGCGTGTATtgataatgaaaagaaagatatagttGGACTAGTAGAGACATGGAGTGATGGGAAAAACCCATTAAGTGTTGAAGGGTACAATGTTTTTGAAAGAGTGAGAAATAAATCGAGTAATGGTCGACATTATGGGGGGATAGCGATATTGATCCGGGATGATATATTTGATAGCATCCATAGGCTATTGAGTGCGTCAGAAAATATTGTGTGGTTACAAATGTCCATGTGGGATAAGAGGTATGTTATAGGCTGTGTATATATACCCCCTGAAAATAGTTCTTATATGAATGAATATACATGGGACATATTAATTGAGGAGTATGTTAATTATGTTGAGTTGTTTAGTgaccatttttttgtattactaggTGATTTCAACACCTACACGGGTACGAGTACGGAGGTTGAAGACATACAGGTGGATCTTGGCAACCCTTGCTTATCAGGTATGGAGAGTATGGTTGAATGGTATGGAAGAAACGGATGTCCGAAAGGTAGGACAAGCAAAGATGAAACTAGGAGGAAAAATAGGTGGGGCCAtaagttgataaatttttgtagTGAGGGTCGgttgataattttgaatggaaggGTGGGTAAAGATCATGAAATGGGAGATTTTACGTGCTTTGGTTCGGGGAAGCCTAGCgtgattgattatattatggTTGATAGGAGGTTATGGGaaaattgtttggatttttatgttatgGATGTTGTAGGATCAGACCACCAGCCAATAGAGGTAGTCATGAAGGCAGGACAGGCGAAGAAATGGATGTATGAGATAGAGGGTGAGAGATATAGTTGGAGGAATAAGGGGAAGAGGGAATATAAGGGTAGGAAGGTAATGAAGCAGCAGATTAGGGTAGATTGTATGGAGGAAAACcgtttgaaaaatatgttggaAAGTGAACAGATGCAGAAAAGGGCGGAGGAATGCATATATGTACTGGGAGAAGGGAAGTTAGAAGAAGCCGTGCAAGAAATATCAGAGGAAGTATACCAGAAATGCAGTGGGATATCAAATAACAAGGAGAGGGTGAGAAATACAAACGAATTCTTTGATGAGGATTGTCGGAGGCTGAAAGTAAACCTTATTCAACTTCTCAGGAAAGTGAAAGGAGCACTAAATGACCAGGAAATGAATAAACACTTATCGGAGTACCgaacagagagaaaaatctacaagaggttattaaaaatgagaaaaaaacaagtagaagagaTTAGGGCTATAAAGATCAGCGAGGAATACTTGTCAAAAGACCCAAAACAGTTTTGGAGTGAAGTAAGGCGGGAATTCAAGGCCAACGACAAACTCATACCTCCAGCTGAGTTGTGGAAAACATACCTGGAGAAGGACACTAGCAAAAGGGAGCAATATGAAGACGGTATAGGGAGTTTAGTAGAGGAGCTACGAGAGCAGAATGGTTTCCCCTTAAGACAAGAGGATTATAGTCTATTAGAACCGATTAAGGTAGAGGAAGTTTGTGCAAGCCTAAAAGGAATGAAGGGATCTTCGGCGCCGGGGGTGGATGGAATACCagcaaagatttggaaaatggggaaaacagctctagtaccagttttagcagcagttttcagttttgtgactGAAAATAGGAAATGGCCTGACCAGTGGAATGTGTCAGTAGGaa
Coding sequences within it:
- the LOC136043285 gene encoding uncharacterized protein LOC136043285 produces the protein MVHWNIQGFSATKLSNLLKEACIDNEKKDIVGLVETWSDGKNPLSVEGYNVFERVRNKSSNGRHYGGIAILIRDDIFDSIHRLLSASENIVWLQMSMWDKRYVIGCVYIPPENSSYMNEYTWDILIEEYVNYVELFSDHFFVLLGDFNTYTGTSTEVEDIQVDLGNPCLSGMESMVEWYGRNGCPKGRTSKDETRRKNRWGHKLINFCSEGRLIILNGRVGKDHEMGDFTCFGSGKPSVIDYIMVDRRLWENCLDFYVMDVVGSDHQPIEVVMKAGQAKKWMYEIEGERYSWRNKGKREYKGRKVMKQQIRVDCMEENRLKNMLESEQMQKRAEECIYVLGEGKLEEAVQEISEEVYQKCSGISNNKERVRNTNEFFDEDCRRLKVNLIQLLRKVKGALNDQEMNKHLSEYRTERKIYKRLLKMRKKQVEEIRAIKISEEYLSKDPKQFWSEVRREFKANDKLIPPAELWKTYLEKDTSKREQYEDGIGSLVEELREQNGFPLRQEDYSLLEPIKVEEVCASLKGMKGSSAPGVDGIPAKIWKMGKTALVPVLAAVFSFVTENRKWPDQWNVSVGIPIFKKGNRQDRSNYRIISLGNVMSKIFCKVIDSRLGKWLE